GCAATCACACGGGCGTTGGCTGTACCGGCCGTGGCCTCCGGTAGCGTGTCGATGGGGTTGGCGCGCAGATCGAGCACAAAGTCGTCAGCGCGAGGGTGGGCGAACAGGCCGCGTGGCCATTCGGTGATGGCCGTGCGGCTCAAGCCCAGGTGGCGCAGAGCAGGCATCAGGCTGATGTCGGGTGTGAGTACCAGCGGGTTGTTGCTCAGATCAAGGCGTTCCAGGCGGCGAGCCTTTCTCAGGCTGCGTATATCGTCGGGACTCAATGTCAGGTCATTGCCGCTCAAATTGAGGTCTTTGAGCAAACGCATGTGCGCCAGTGCAGGGGGAAGGTCCATGAGTCTATTGGCGTGCAGGTCCAGGCTGCGCAGGGTCGGGAAGTGTTTGAGAAAGTCACTGTGCGGGGGGCCCAATTCGGTATTGCTCAGGTTCAAGGCGGTCACATGTTCGAAGCTGGCCGTCAGTCGAGGCAGCGTAGCCGGCAGGGGCCAGTCGTGCAGATCCAGCCGGGCGCCGCGTTGAGTATGGCCATATGGATCGATGTGTTCTGCAAAGCGGTCGCCCCAGCAACGCTCGACGGCAACGGTCAAGTGTCTTCTCCTGGCGCGCTCCGCGCGATCCTCCCGACTGCCTCGGGCATGCTGTGTCGGGCTGTCTTTCCAGGTGTGCAGCTCGACATGCAAGCGTTGTTTTTCTTCGGTCAGTTCGTTGAGCAGGCTGCGCATTTGTCGAGAGGGAACGCTGTCGATAAACAGTTCCATGCGCGGTTCATTGAGTGTGGGAAACAGCAGTTGCAAGGTTTGCCGGGCGTGTTGCTCCAGGGTCTCGGCGGGGGGCTCGGCGCAGCGAGTCACACCGGCTCCGCCCAGCAGTTGTACGGTTTCCCGGTCGGCTCGACGGTAAACCGGCGGCTCGGCCAGCACCACACGACGGTCGGCCAGTGAGGCGAGCTGGTCCATCAGCCACTGTTTGAATGCAGCACCTTGCCCTGAGTGATAACCCAGCGCTTGAGCCTTGTCGGCGGGCAATGCGCCGAGGATCGCTTCAAAGAGGTCTGTGTGGGAAGACAGCCACGTGCCCGCTTCATCGAACACCTTATAGCCGCGTACGGACGGCACCAGCGTTCGTCGAGTTGTCGCGTCGACCGGGCCTGCCTCACAACGCAAAGTCCCGGTGGGCGTTTGCTCGCGAACTTGAAGATGCAGGTCGGCAAAGCTGTCGCTATGAAGTTTAAGGGCGTTAAGGGCCATCCGCTCAGTGGCGACCGGCAGGGGCGGCGCCGCATGAAACCCTTCGAAGGCCTGCACTGACTGCGCGGCCATGTCCAGTTCACGGGCCTGGTTATGCAAGCGCAGGGGCAGGCGCGGCTCTGCCAGGGTTGCGCGCTCTGTGCCGCTGGCCGTACTGAGCAGGCGCGTTTGCAGGGCCATATCCAGATGGGGAAAGGATTGGCGCAACAGTAGGTGCTCCGGGTCGTCCGTCAGTTCCCAAACCTGCCGGTAGACGTTGTCGGCGAAATCCCGGCGCCAGCTCAGCACGTGATCGGCCAGTCTGTCGCGCAGGTGCTGTACCCGTTGCGGTTGAGCGATGTCACCGCCCAGCAGTTGGCGGGTCGCCGCTTCATCGAGAAAGCCCAGCACATGCTCGGGCAATTGACCTGACATCATTTGGGCAAAACTGAGGGGCAAGGTATCTGTCGGCGTTGCATGGGGATTACCGACCTTGATGCTGCGCCCTGCCAGGTCAGGATTGAGGAACACTTCTATGGCTTTGTCAGCGGGCCAGCCGTCCAGCTCAGTGACCGTTTGTATGAACCAATCCGAGGAAGCATCCAATGCCAGCGGCCGGCCGCTGCGGATTTTTTCGCTGGCCATGGACGGATAAGCTTGAGCCTCGAAGCGCCTGAGGGTGCCCGCCAAGAGTGGCGGCATGGGTTCATGGTACAGGTGCATGGCGCGCAGCACGGCCTCGTCGGTGCCGCTGGCCTGGCGCATCTGTTCCAGTTGCTGATCGGTGAACCCCTGGACCCGATGCCCAAGGCGCCGCATCAGGGTGGTGCTGTCCCAGGTTTGCGGCTGCTCCCCTTCGTGCAATACCGCACCGTCACCATTGAAAAATACCTGCGGGCGATAGGCCTCCGCGCGGGTTGGGTGGGTGATCCGATGCACGTCGGTATCGGCGTCTTGCAGCACTTCATAGTGCCCGCCGTCCAGTGCCAGCAACTGTTTGCCTTGATGCTGATGCAGGCCCGACGGCGACGGCAGCGAGTCGGCAGGCAGGCCATGATCCTGTTGCGCGTAGGGGCGCAGGTCAGGATTCCATAGCTTGACGTGGCCGGTAGGTGACTGCACCGGGTGCAGGCCGTCGACAAAGGACGAGGGCTTGAGCAGGACCACGTCGCCCAGCTTTGCTGCGCCGGCGAACAAGCCGAACTGGATCAGGTTCTGCGCCACGCCCAGCAGGTGCTGCGCGGCCTCCGTGCGCTGGCCCTGCGCCCAATCGACAATGCCTTCAAACACCTCGTCGAGTAATTGATAGGCGGTATACGCCAGCATCAGTTCACCGGCCAGGGGTACAAAAGGGGTAACCAGCAGCAGGCCGATATTCAACAAGTCCGACAGTACCTGCTGCAGGTTGTCCCACCAGGCCCAGCGGGCCAGGTGGTCGACGTAGGCAGTGGACACCGCCATGTCCCTGGCATCGTTGACAATCTTGTTCAGCTGGGTGCGGTAGAGGTAACGCCATAGGTCATTGGCGGCCGGGTCGTCCGACCGGTTTTGATAATCCTCGGTGATGGCCTGGAGGCGAAATTGCAGGTTGGGCTGTTCGCTGTTCTGGCTTGACCGTGCATTGAGCTGCGCGAAAAATCGGCCGCGCAATTGATGGGGGACGAACTGACTGAAAAATTGCCGGTAAGAACCGTTGGCTTGAGCCGAGTTGCCCCTCAATTGACGGGTCAGCTCTTGTACGAAGGCAATGGGGCCGGAGTACTCCTTGAGCGGGTGTACGGGATCTCCCGGTACATACGCAATGACCCGGCCAGGCTCGGGTGATGACATGAACAGCACGACGCCGATCAATGGGCACTCCAGCAGGCTCAGGTTATGGCTGTCGATAAGCCGGCCATCGAGCCGCACGCCGGCGCGTTGGTCGATCAACCCCCGCACCGCGTCCAATGCGTCGTCGCTCAGGTCGCCCTTGAGTCGCGCCAGATGGGCTGCGCTCTGGAGGGCGGCCTTTTGGTTGGTGATCGCCTCATCGCGCACGGCAACTGCAACGGTTGGGTTGTCGAACCCCAGCCGCTGCCTTAGACGCGTCTGGTAACGCGCGCCGATGTCCAGGCTTCGGCAGACGTTCTTGAAGGTGTCTGCATCAAGGCGTACGCCCGTGCGTCGATGGGGGAAATGCAAGATGTCCCGTTGCCCACGCGGGTCTTGGGCACTGAGGAAGGCAAAGTCGACAAACCGATCGGCAGCGGAAAAATTACCCAGGGCGGCGTCCAGCAACGACAGGGTTTTACTCTGTACACCTTTTTTGACGGCGAGGGTCCACCAGGCCAGGTCGGCGTCGGTGTAGAAGCGCACAAAGGTGTGCTTGACGTCGATCTCGCCGTAGTCAGCCAGCAAGGCCGCCTTGAGCAACGGCTCGGCGAAAGCGTAGAGGTCGTTGATATCCCCCAGGCGCTTGTCCAGGGTGTTTTGTGCGCGCCAATGCTCGGCGATGGCGCGTTTGAGCGGTTGATGGGCATTGGCGTCGGCGTGGGCGTAAGGGGCGGTCATCGGCAGCGCCGTTGCCTTCAGCGCGTTGACGCGGCGCAGGGAACTGCCCTTGAGCCAGTCGGGCAGGGCGTTTTCGAGGTGTTCCAGATGGCGTCCCTGAAAACGGTCCGACGTCCCGGGGGCAAGCGAGATGGGCATTTTTTTCTACCTGAATAGTCCTTTAAAGGCTTTCGAGTCTATTCAGTTGCAGGGTCGAAAATAAGTTTGAAAATCAAGGGAAAAGCCAACGGGAATGGGCCTGTCGGGTCAATAAACCAAGACTGAGAAATAACTGATTACCGCCTCGCTGCGCCATCACGGTACCCGACAGCTGCTCTGGTCACCTTGTACGTACGGCGTGAGTATCGGCGCCATACCCTTGAGCACTTGCACCGGCAGCGCCGAGGTGAATTTGAAGCCTTGCGCCGAGCTTCCCGGCACGAAGGCGGTGAGCGTGCCGTAGTGATGGTCGCCGAGGTAAAACACGAAGGTCGCGGTGCGGTTGATGGATTTGGAGCTGAGTACCCGGCCGCCGGCACCGATGGCTTCGATGCGGTTATCGCCGGTACCTGTCTTGCCGCCCATGGGCAGCGGTGTGCCATCGGCTTGCCTGAAGCTGCCGGCCACACGTTTGGCGGTGCCGGCGTCGACCACTTGGGACAACGCGCCGCGCAGGGCCATTGCCACTTCAGAGGGCATTACCCGGCGCCCGCGATTGGGAGCGTTGATCACGCGTGTGTCATACGGCGTACCGGCAGCAAAGTGCAGGCTATCAATGCGCAGCACCGGCAGGCGCACGCCGTCGTTGAGGATGATGCCCATCAACTCGGCCAGGGCGGCGGGGCGGTCGCCGGAGCTGCCGATGGCGGTCGCCAGGGACGGTACCAGATGATCGAAGGGATAGCCCACGGCCTTCCAGCGTTGGTGGATCTCCAGGAATGCTTCAATCTCCAGCATGGTGCGGATACGGCTGTCGCGCGCGCTCTGGTGACGACTCTTGAACAGCCAACTGTAGACCTCCTGGCGCTCGAACCGGCTGGCCGTGACGATTTCGCTGAACGTCGCCTGCGGGTGGCTGATCAGGTAGCCCAGCAACCACAGGTCCAGCGGGTGCACTTTGGCGATATAGCCCTGGTCGGGCAGGTCGTATGCGCCGGGGCCGTAGCGGTCATAGAGCGCTTCGAGACGCTTGTCGGTCAGCGTCTGCCGGGCGTCGGTACCGGCCAGGCGGGCACGCACAAAGCTGTTGAAACTGTCGCGGCTGGCCTCGGGCAGCAGATAGCGGTGCACCGCGGCCAGGCGGATCGGTGTGGGGTGCAGGCTGTCGAGAAAGGTTTCCAGGCGCGCCTGGGTGTCTTTCTTCTGGTATTTCTTCCAGAACTTGAGCAGGAACGTGGTGCCTTCACGGTCGGCGAATTGCGCCAGGTATTCCTGGCGACGGGGCTCGTTGTCGTCCTTGAGCAATTGCGCGCTGTTGTTGGCGCCGGTGTAGGTGGTGTAGCGCACCAGATCGCGCATCAGGCGAATGAACGGCAGGTTGATCGATTCACGCAACGCGTCGCGCAGGGTCGGGTTGCGAGCGTTGTCTTCGTTGCGAAAGTTGTGGAAGCGGTGCAGGCCTCCGCCGGTAAAGAAGCTTTCCCCGGGGCTGGCGGAATAGGTGCGGTCAAGAGCGGCGTCGAGCATCTGTGTCAGGGAGTTGCCGGGGTTTTGCAGCAGGTAGTCCACGGCCCAGCGGCTGAGGCGGTCGGGTTCGGCGATCTCGATCTTTTTCAGCGCCGCGGGCGCGACTGTGGCGTAGCGCTCATGCAGCTCGGCGATGATTTGCAGGTAGGTGGTCAGTACCCGCAGCTTGGCGGTGGAGCCCAGTTCCAGCTTGCTGCCCTCATTGATGTCGAACGGTTGGTCGGTGTTGTCGGTCTGCACCCGCACGCGGGCACTGTCGGTGGTGCGCTCGAACAGGGTAAAGCTGTAGCGCACCTGCGGCGTGCTGGCAGGCGTGAGCAGACGCTCGCCCAACAGCCCGATCCGTTGTGCGTAGGCGGGGTCCGCCAGTTGCTTGAGGTAGGCGGTGACCTGTTCCTGCAAGTCGCCCTGCAGCGTGCTGGTGGCGGACAGGTCCAGGCGATCAAGGTCGTACAGTGGGCGATCGAGCAGTGTGCCCAGGCGGCTGCGCGCCATGCCGATGCCTTTGTTGGCCTCGATTTTCTGAGTGGTCGGTTGCTGCTGCCAATCGCGATAGCTGACCTGGCTGGCCAGCGCTGCCTTCAATAATCCAGGTTCCAGTACTCCCTCTTGCGCCAGCAACCGCAGGTGACTATCGGTCAATTGCGCAAGCTCGTCGCGGCCCTTGGTCAGGTAATGGGATGGCCGGCGCTGGGCGATCATCAGCGACAGCACCTGGCGCAACGCCATGCCACGGGCCGCCAGGCTGGCCGGGGTGTTGGCGGTGTCGGCCAGGGCCTGGTTGACCTGGACGAAGTCTGCGCCGTACCACACCCGCAACCCCTCGGCCATGCCGTGCACTTCACCGTGGCCCGGCACGGCCGACAGCGGCACGCTGTTGAGGTAGTCGCGCACTACATTTTGCCGGGCCGGCAGCGTGTCGGGACCGTGTTGATAGGCACGCACGCTGGCCGACAGCATCTGGCGCAGTTTTTCGCTGCCCGACAGGGTCAGGCCGTCCGGCGAATGGCGGTACTTTTCCAGTTGCGTCGCCAGGGTGCTGCCGCCCGCCGTTTGCCCCGGCAGGTGCAACTGGCGTGCAACCTGCGACCATGCAGCCTTGGCGAAGCGCGGCCAGTCCACTGCCGGGTTGGCCTGGGGTGGGTCGGGGTCGAGCAATTCGCGGTTTTCAATGAACAACAAACTGCGCACCATCAATGGTGGCACGTCGCTGAAATGTGCGTAGAACTGGGTCGGGTAGTGGAACTGATACAGCGGTGCGGCGCGGCAATCGGTGATGGTCAATCCGGCCTGGATTTTCTCTGAATAGGGGATGAACAAGCCGTGGCGGCTGTAGTCCATCAGCGCCTCGGAGAAACGCGACTGGGACTGGATCACGTAATTGCGCTTGAGCACGCGCGGCAGGAATTCGCCGAGGGCGCTGTAGCCCAGGCGTCGATCGAACGGCCCGGCGCCTGGGTACACGATGGCATCGCTGGGACCGGGCTCGACGCTGTAGGTCAATTGCGCGGCCCATTGGCTGAGCATGCGTGCCTGCCAGCGGGCGCTGTGCATTTCGCGTAACGCGGCGAATCCCAGGGCCGCCAGCGCCAGCACCAGGATCAGCCAGAACAGTCGACGCCATGGCCTAGGCGGTCTGGATTTTTTCGGCAATGGGGCGGGTGACGGGCTGTCGGCTTCAGCCTGATGCGAGTCGGTCTGCCACAGTGCGCCCATAGTCGATTGATCCATTCCTACAGATTGATCGGACTTGTCTGAAGCGTAGACGCGAATTGTCTGATCTACGAAGTTTGTCGATGGGCCCACATGCCACGGGTTTGTCTGAGTTGTCTGGACCCCGGCCCGTTATGCAATACTCTGCGCCGTTTTGCGCGCAGAAGGCCGTTCCAGACGCTTGGTGCTTGCTCCGTCCAACCGCTTTTTCTCGGGGCATATCGCCAAATTTGCCTGTTTATAGAGTGAAATACCCTGACGCGCGCTTTTTATACTGCATGCCCCGCTGACCTGGCCGCTGACACATGCCAGGCGGGTTTGCCCACGAGGCAGGCCTGGTCAAGGCGGTGTATTTGCCTACCTGCAGATACGCCGACACTCGGTGGTCAAATCCAATAACAAAATGAGGTTGTATCCCTATGCCTGTCGGCAAACCCCTGCCCCCTGGCGCGACCGCTCAAGGCGGCCCGCTCAAACGCGAACTCGGTGAACGGCATATTCGCCTGATGGCGCTCGGTGCCTGTATCGGTGTGGGCCTGTTCCTCGGCTCGGCCAAGGCCATCGAAATGGCCGGCCCGGCGATCATGCTGTCGTACATCATCGGCGGCCTTGCCATTCTGGTGATCATGCGGGCCCTGGGCGAAATGGCGGTACACAACCCTGTGGCCGGTTCGTTCAGCCGCTATGCCCAGGACTACCTTGGTCCGCTGGCAGGCTTTCTCACCGGGTGGAACTACTGGTTCCTGTGGCTGGTGACCTGCATCGCGGAAATCACCGCCGTGGCGGTGTACATGGGCGTGTGGTTCCCCGACACGCCGCGCTGGATCTGGGCCCTGGCGGCGCTGATCAGCATGGGCACCATCAACTTGATCGCGGTCAAGGCGTTCGGCGAGTTCGAATTCTGGTTCGCGTTGATCAAGATCGTCACCATCATTGCCATGGTGATCGGCGGTGTCGGCATCATTGCCTTCGGCTTCGGCAATGACGGCGTGGCACTGGGCATTTCCAACCTGTGGGCCCATGGCGGCTTCATGCCCAATGGCGTACAGGGCGTGTTGATGTCCTTGCAGATGGTGATGTTCGCCTACCTGGGGGTGGAAATGATCGGCCTCACCGCCGGTGAAGCGCGCAACCCGCAGAAAACCATTCCCAGCGCGATCGGCTCGGTGTTCTGGCGCATCCTGTTGTTCTATGTGGGCGCGCTGTTCGTGATTCTGTCGATCTACCCGTGGAATGAAATCGGCACCCAGGGCAGTCCGTTCGTGATGACCTTTGAACGCCTGGGCATCAAGACCGCCGCGGGCATCATCAACTTCGTGGTGATCACCGCCGCGTTGTCGTCCTGCAACGGTGGCATCTTCAGTACCGGGCGCATGCTCTACAGCCTGGCGCAGAACGGCCAGGCCCCGGCCACCTTCGGCACCACTTCCAGCAACGGCGTGCCACGCAAAGCGTTGCTGCTGTCGATTTTTGCCTTGCTGTTGGGCGTGCTGCTCAACTACCTGGTGCCGGACCAGGTGTTCGTGTGGGTGACCTCCATCGCCACCTTCGGCGCGATCTGGACCTGGCTGATGATCCTGCTGGCCCAGCTCAAATTCCGTAAGGGCCTGAGCCCGGCCGAGCGGGCCGGTCTGCAGTACCGCATGTGGCTGTACCCGGTCAGTTCCTACCTGGCGCTGGCGTTTCTGCTGCTGGTGGTGGGCCTGATGGCGTACTTCCCGGACACCCGCGTTGCGTTGTATGTGGGGCCTGCATTCCTGGTGCTGCTGACCGTGCTGTATTACGTGTTCAAACTGCAGCCGACCCAGGCGGCGGAGCGTTCAGCCGCCTGATCCCTGAGGCCGAACCGAAGCCGGAAAATAGGGGAGCAGGCTTGCCCTGATGCCGACCAGTTAGCGCAGATTCCCTGCGGGGGTGGGCTTGCCCCCGATGGCGGCCTCAGAGCCGACCAGAATTTTGCGTCGATCCCGGTCCAAATGTGGGAGGGGGCTTGCCCCCGATGGCGGCCTCAGTACCGACCAGAATTTTGTGTCGATCCCGGTCCAAATGTGGGAGGGGGCTTGCCCCCGATGGCGGTCTCTGGGCTGGCAAGTATCTTGGATCAGACCGAGTACATATCCATTATTTAGGTAACGGCCACTTAGGGTTCCGCTTTTACAGCGGCTCACTTTTGAAAAGCGCAAAAGTAAGCAAAACGCTCTTGCCCCACCACTCGGCACCTCGCTTGGGCTCGGTGTGCCCGAACGCAGGCTTGAATCCGTGGGCCGCCGCAATGGGCCATCCATGGCCCAGTGCGGCTAACCCGGCGTCCTGCCGGGTTACCCACGGATTCAAGCCTGCGTTCGGCCAGCGTGGTTTAACGGGGCGCCTAAGATCAAGATCAAAAGCCAGATCAAGAGCGACTCGCTTCGCATCGTGGTTACGGTTGGGCGCTACAGCGTTGTGCTAGACAGCCGGCGGCTGCAGCGTAGCGGCCCTGCGCTGGTCCACTTGCGTGTTGAACGCCAGCCACGCGGCAAACGCAATCATCATGGCTGCCCCCACCAGCGCGGTAACTGTCCGCATGGCGAAGGTATCGCCGGTCAGCGCGTTGGCCATATCCGCCAACGGCGCCAGTACCACCCCCAGGCAAAATACTTCCAGAGAGTAGCGTCCCATCCGCGCCAGTTGCCGCGCCAACCACTGCTGCGTCCAGTCGACGCCGGGGAGCAATCTGGCGGTGACATAGGCCAGCGCCAGGAAGTGCAGCAGGCGTACCGGTGACAGGTCGGTCTTGCTGATGGGGTACAGCCATTCGCCGATCAGGCGTGGCATCCAGGCATCGTGCACCTCGGGCCAACGCCACGACAGGGTGATCACGCACGTCGTCAGCACATAAGCCGCGGCCGCGATGAACAGCGGTTGACGCAGCAAAGGGCGTCGCTCGGCGGGGGACGCCGAACGCAAGGCCGCTGCGCCGCCCAGGATAAACAGGCACTGCCAGGTGATCGGGTTGAAGTACCACACCCCGCCGTTGCTGGCGGGCAGGTTCCAGCCCTGCCAGGGCGCCAGCAGGTAGACCGCCACAGAAATGCCCACCGCGACCCTTGGCATACGCAACAGCAAGGGCAGCGTGATGGGCAGGCTGAGAATCAGCACGATATACAGTGGCAACGGGTCGGTCAGGTTGGGTTTGAAGCGCAGCAGCAACTCATCGACCAGGGCCTGCTGGGTATTGTTGAGGAAATACTCCAGGCCCATTTCCTGCACCAGGTCGCGGGTTTCGATATGGCTGTTGGCGAAAATCACGATGCCCATCAATAGCGCCAGCAGGAAAATATGCACCACGTAGAGCGTCCACACCCGGCGCAGGATTTTCAAACAGGCAATGAAATAGCCATCGCGCTGCAGGATCTTGCCGTACGCCAGCACCGCCGCGTAGCCGGCCAGGAACACGAATATTTCGGCGGCGTCACTGAACCCGAAGTTCTGCACCGTGACATGGGCCAGGGGGTTATGGGGCACGTGATCCCAGAAAATGAAGATCAACGCCAGGCCCCGAAAAAAATCGATGCGCGGGTCGCGTCCGTTCAGCATGGCTGCGGGCTCTTGAACAAGTTGTTGAGTGAAGATTAACGAGTGCGCGCGTTTTCGTACGCCGCACGTCGGGCGGGCGCAGGTTGGCGGTATTTGTAAGCAATTGCAAAAGCTGGGTATTACCGAATGTCTCGATGGCCTGCCCGATGGCCGGGCAGGCATGCGCTGGGTGAATCAGGCGGCGGCCACCTCATGGGGCTCGAAGCTATCGGCCCGCGCCATCTGCCACATCCGCGAATAGAACTCGCCGTTCACCTCACCGGTGAGCAACTCGCCCGGTTTGAGGAAGACATGCAGCTGCGAAAACAGCTTGATCTCGGTCGCCGACATACGTCGCACCAAGTGCTTGGCCGACAGCTGCGATGGATGATCCAGCCCGGCGGCGGCGAGCATTTCCGCCAGGGCATGAAGAGTGTTGCGGTGGAAGTTGAACACACGCTGGGCCTTGTCCGGCACCACCAGCGCACGTTGGCGCAGCGGGTCCTGAGTAGCGACGCCGGTCGGGCATTTGTTGGTGTGGCACGACTGCGACTGAATGCAGCCGATGGCGAACATAAAACCGCGCGCCGAGTTGGTCCAGTCGGCACCGATGGCCAGCACGCTGGCGATGTCGAAGGCACTGACAATCTTGCCGCTGGCGCCGAGCTTGATCTTGTCGCGCAGGTTCAGGCCCACCAACGTGTTATGCACGAACAGCAGGCCCTCGCGCAGCGGCACGCCGATGTGGTCGGTGAACTCCACGGGGGCGGCGCCGGTACCGCCTTCCTTGCCATCGACCACGATAAAGTCCGGGAGGATGCCGGTTTCGAGCATGGCCTTGGCAATGCCCATGAACTCCCACGGATGGCCCAGGCAGAACTTGAAACCCACCGGTTTGCCACCAGACAGCTCACGCAGATGGGCGATGAAGTGCATCAGCTCTATGGGCGTGGAAAACGCACTGTGGCGCGACGGTGAAATACAGTCCTCGCCCATCAGGATGCCGCGGGTGTCAGCGATTTCGCGGGTGACTTTGTGCTTGGGCAGGATGCCGCCGTGACCGGGTTTGGCGCCCTGACTCATCTTGATCTCGATCATGCGCACTTGCGGGTCCTGCGCTTGCACGGCAAAGCGTTGCGGGTCGAAACGGCCGTCACTGGTGCGACAGCCGAAGTAGCCGCTGCCCAGTTCCCACGTGAGGTCGCCGCCGTTTTCGCGGTGGTAGGGGCTGATGCTGCCTTCGCCGGTGTCATGGGCGAAATTGCCCAGTTTGGCACCCTGG
This genomic stretch from Pseudomonas orientalis harbors:
- a CDS encoding dermonecrotic toxin domain-containing protein — protein: MPISLAPGTSDRFQGRHLEHLENALPDWLKGSSLRRVNALKATALPMTAPYAHADANAHQPLKRAIAEHWRAQNTLDKRLGDINDLYAFAEPLLKAALLADYGEIDVKHTFVRFYTDADLAWWTLAVKKGVQSKTLSLLDAALGNFSAADRFVDFAFLSAQDPRGQRDILHFPHRRTGVRLDADTFKNVCRSLDIGARYQTRLRQRLGFDNPTVAVAVRDEAITNQKAALQSAAHLARLKGDLSDDALDAVRGLIDQRAGVRLDGRLIDSHNLSLLECPLIGVVLFMSSPEPGRVIAYVPGDPVHPLKEYSGPIAFVQELTRQLRGNSAQANGSYRQFFSQFVPHQLRGRFFAQLNARSSQNSEQPNLQFRLQAITEDYQNRSDDPAANDLWRYLYRTQLNKIVNDARDMAVSTAYVDHLARWAWWDNLQQVLSDLLNIGLLLVTPFVPLAGELMLAYTAYQLLDEVFEGIVDWAQGQRTEAAQHLLGVAQNLIQFGLFAGAAKLGDVVLLKPSSFVDGLHPVQSPTGHVKLWNPDLRPYAQQDHGLPADSLPSPSGLHQHQGKQLLALDGGHYEVLQDADTDVHRITHPTRAEAYRPQVFFNGDGAVLHEGEQPQTWDSTTLMRRLGHRVQGFTDQQLEQMRQASGTDEAVLRAMHLYHEPMPPLLAGTLRRFEAQAYPSMASEKIRSGRPLALDASSDWFIQTVTELDGWPADKAIEVFLNPDLAGRSIKVGNPHATPTDTLPLSFAQMMSGQLPEHVLGFLDEAATRQLLGGDIAQPQRVQHLRDRLADHVLSWRRDFADNVYRQVWELTDDPEHLLLRQSFPHLDMALQTRLLSTASGTERATLAEPRLPLRLHNQARELDMAAQSVQAFEGFHAAPPLPVATERMALNALKLHSDSFADLHLQVREQTPTGTLRCEAGPVDATTRRTLVPSVRGYKVFDEAGTWLSSHTDLFEAILGALPADKAQALGYHSGQGAAFKQWLMDQLASLADRRVVLAEPPVYRRADRETVQLLGGAGVTRCAEPPAETLEQHARQTLQLLFPTLNEPRMELFIDSVPSRQMRSLLNELTEEKQRLHVELHTWKDSPTQHARGSREDRAERARRRHLTVAVERCWGDRFAEHIDPYGHTQRGARLDLHDWPLPATLPRLTASFEHVTALNLSNTELGPPHSDFLKHFPTLRSLDLHANRLMDLPPALAHMRLLKDLNLSGNDLTLSPDDIRSLRKARRLERLDLSNNPLVLTPDISLMPALRHLGLSRTAITEWPRGLFAHPRADDFVLDLRANPIDTLPEATAGTANARVIARTRLDRNTLTVQALARYEHYRTAAGLDPNRTYEPMGNSGPWLLEADAQTRPVAEQVWNALEQEHGAQGFFEVIRYLEPPEFFEQGEDRLRYDNNRRAMTQRVWRLIRAAHEDSPLRERLFKMSSFPGLCADAGAQIFNEMGIEVMASEALRYSQDAAECEDRLVTLAKGSARLKLLGKVAGEDIALRVRPVAEGGLGQRFRSDVRDGVPGEVDEVDVHLAYQTDLAARLDLPWLSNHMLYRATANVSEAQINQAYTQVLALSEGDGLVNQMLLEPYWEQYVRDSHDQAYRDNEQLYSTRFLQLDDLQTAQAQWAQSDSLTPEKKALLRDTLRRLGEALNAPDSVVFAAEPMSDEVYNGLLNDLGYQEKEWMRQLTRQALARDTGRRNRAS
- a CDS encoding transglycosylase domain-containing protein: MGALWQTDSHQAEADSPSPAPLPKKSRPPRPWRRLFWLILVLALAALGFAALREMHSARWQARMLSQWAAQLTYSVEPGPSDAIVYPGAGPFDRRLGYSALGEFLPRVLKRNYVIQSQSRFSEALMDYSRHGLFIPYSEKIQAGLTITDCRAAPLYQFHYPTQFYAHFSDVPPLMVRSLLFIENRELLDPDPPQANPAVDWPRFAKAAWSQVARQLHLPGQTAGGSTLATQLEKYRHSPDGLTLSGSEKLRQMLSASVRAYQHGPDTLPARQNVVRDYLNSVPLSAVPGHGEVHGMAEGLRVWYGADFVQVNQALADTANTPASLAARGMALRQVLSLMIAQRRPSHYLTKGRDELAQLTDSHLRLLAQEGVLEPGLLKAALASQVSYRDWQQQPTTQKIEANKGIGMARSRLGTLLDRPLYDLDRLDLSATSTLQGDLQEQVTAYLKQLADPAYAQRIGLLGERLLTPASTPQVRYSFTLFERTTDSARVRVQTDNTDQPFDINEGSKLELGSTAKLRVLTTYLQIIAELHERYATVAPAALKKIEIAEPDRLSRWAVDYLLQNPGNSLTQMLDAALDRTYSASPGESFFTGGGLHRFHNFRNEDNARNPTLRDALRESINLPFIRLMRDLVRYTTYTGANNSAQLLKDDNEPRRQEYLAQFADREGTTFLLKFWKKYQKKDTQARLETFLDSLHPTPIRLAAVHRYLLPEASRDSFNSFVRARLAGTDARQTLTDKRLEALYDRYGPGAYDLPDQGYIAKVHPLDLWLLGYLISHPQATFSEIVTASRFERQEVYSWLFKSRHQSARDSRIRTMLEIEAFLEIHQRWKAVGYPFDHLVPSLATAIGSSGDRPAALAELMGIILNDGVRLPVLRIDSLHFAAGTPYDTRVINAPNRGRRVMPSEVAMALRGALSQVVDAGTAKRVAGSFRQADGTPLPMGGKTGTGDNRIEAIGAGGRVLSSKSINRTATFVFYLGDHHYGTLTAFVPGSSAQGFKFTSALPVQVLKGMAPILTPYVQGDQSSCRVP
- a CDS encoding amino acid permease, whose amino-acid sequence is MPVGKPLPPGATAQGGPLKRELGERHIRLMALGACIGVGLFLGSAKAIEMAGPAIMLSYIIGGLAILVIMRALGEMAVHNPVAGSFSRYAQDYLGPLAGFLTGWNYWFLWLVTCIAEITAVAVYMGVWFPDTPRWIWALAALISMGTINLIAVKAFGEFEFWFALIKIVTIIAMVIGGVGIIAFGFGNDGVALGISNLWAHGGFMPNGVQGVLMSLQMVMFAYLGVEMIGLTAGEARNPQKTIPSAIGSVFWRILLFYVGALFVILSIYPWNEIGTQGSPFVMTFERLGIKTAAGIINFVVITAALSSCNGGIFSTGRMLYSLAQNGQAPATFGTTSSNGVPRKALLLSIFALLLGVLLNYLVPDQVFVWVTSIATFGAIWTWLMILLAQLKFRKGLSPAERAGLQYRMWLYPVSSYLALAFLLLVVGLMAYFPDTRVALYVGPAFLVLLTVLYYVFKLQPTQAAERSAA
- a CDS encoding OpgC family protein; amino-acid sequence: MLNGRDPRIDFFRGLALIFIFWDHVPHNPLAHVTVQNFGFSDAAEIFVFLAGYAAVLAYGKILQRDGYFIACLKILRRVWTLYVVHIFLLALLMGIVIFANSHIETRDLVQEMGLEYFLNNTQQALVDELLLRFKPNLTDPLPLYIVLILSLPITLPLLLRMPRVAVGISVAVYLLAPWQGWNLPASNGGVWYFNPITWQCLFILGGAAALRSASPAERRPLLRQPLFIAAAAYVLTTCVITLSWRWPEVHDAWMPRLIGEWLYPISKTDLSPVRLLHFLALAYVTARLLPGVDWTQQWLARQLARMGRYSLEVFCLGVVLAPLADMANALTGDTFAMRTVTALVGAAMMIAFAAWLAFNTQVDQRRAATLQPPAV